A window of Dehalococcoidia bacterium contains these coding sequences:
- the rplC gene encoding 50S ribosomal protein L3, with protein sequence MAGILGKKIGMTQLYRENLEIAVTAIEAGPCCVTQVKTVEKDKYNAVQIGFGEAKKLGKAEKGHLKENGNYRYLRELRMDDVKDYQVGQKIDAGMFKAGDIVQVEGISKGKGFAGGVKRYHFKGGPKTHGQSDRHRAPGSVGSTTTPGRVFKGLRMAGHMGASKVTARNLVVIEVDTAKNVLLLKGAVPGARGGILLIEKAS encoded by the coding sequence ATGGCTGGCATACTCGGAAAAAAAATTGGAATGACGCAATTGTACAGGGAGAACCTGGAGATAGCTGTTACTGCCATAGAGGCCGGACCTTGCTGTGTCACGCAGGTCAAGACGGTTGAGAAGGACAAATATAACGCTGTGCAGATCGGCTTTGGAGAAGCGAAGAAGCTGGGCAAGGCGGAGAAGGGACATTTAAAGGAAAATGGGAATTACCGCTACCTGCGCGAGCTGCGCATGGATGATGTAAAAGATTACCAGGTCGGACAGAAAATCGATGCAGGGATGTTCAAGGCCGGTGATATAGTACAGGTCGAGGGCATTTCCAAGGGCAAGGGATTCGCCGGTGGAGTTAAAAGGTATCACTTCAAGGGCGGACCCAAGACGCATGGCCAGTCCGACAGGCACCGAGCCCCGGGTTCGGTCGGATCCACGACCACGCCGGGACGTGTATTCAAAGGCCTGCGCATGGCCGGGCATATGGGGGCCAGCAAGGTCACAGCGCGCAATCTGGTTGTGATCGAAGTCGACACCGCCAAAAATGTATTGCTGCTGAAG
- the rpsJ gene encoding 30S ribosomal protein S10 has protein sequence MTKQKIRIKLRGYDHRLVDQSAGQIVETAIKSGAEVIGPVPLPTRIEKFCVIRSGFIDKDSREQFEMRTHKRLIDIVGPTTKTIDALTQLQLPSGVEIDIRL, from the coding sequence ATGACCAAGCAGAAGATAAGAATTAAACTGAGGGGATACGATCACAGGCTGGTCGACCAGTCCGCAGGGCAGATAGTTGAAACTGCAATAAAATCGGGCGCCGAGGTGATCGGTCCGGTGCCTCTACCGACGAGGATTGAGAAGTTTTGCGTGATCAGGTCAGGTTTTATTGATAAGGATTCCCGTGAGCAATTTGAGATGCGCACTCACAAGAGGCTGATCGACATAGTCGGCCCGACAACCAAGACCATCGATGCGCTTACCCAACTTCAGTTGCCTTCGGGCGTAGAAATCGATATTAGATTGTAG